The following are from one region of the Stigmatella ashevillena genome:
- a CDS encoding rhomboid family intramembrane serine protease — protein MSQDGPSEDRWKRLPWVTLGVVLVQFSVYAGTSSAGPLDVDAMVRFGAKVGPLMTEAGEPWRLVTANFLHRDGAHVGLNMLVLLAVGWVLEGTWRRWDYAALLVASGLSTMTSSLLWAEEVSVGASGMAYGCVGGLIVLGRRHRAVLSPLARRMAGEGVLPTVLVFLWMGWTSAGVDNAGHLGGFVAGLWVGVFLVPRTLTPEEPRSVGWLRAGGVVLVAVACAALGVLGRSTWRVERDGVFGVSVTMPRGWRQGADRFGRVAFSNGLPGVGRASFAAEAIDTGEPGDGELQARRFLETALASRAPGPEGPPLRIQGPEPARVNGRRAQRIRAELQGPEGVTHLMAFFVPQGDFVYQLVFTWPAAYPRYAAVVERMVAELRLDEPAVLREARARALLVPGAGAPLHALGTTLRRWGQPAQAVEPLEAAVKLSPSWVGTRVELARAFFESGHVEEGCRAAEEALVYGPSEAMALEAGVRCELARGDAEGALRRLEEARRVDPLDPRLRAAEAALRATVTPGP, from the coding sequence TTGTCGCAAGACGGTCCCTCAGAGGACCGCTGGAAGCGGCTGCCCTGGGTAACACTGGGCGTGGTGCTGGTCCAGTTCAGTGTGTACGCAGGGACCTCCTCCGCGGGGCCGCTGGATGTGGACGCCATGGTTCGCTTCGGCGCCAAGGTAGGTCCTCTCATGACAGAGGCCGGTGAGCCGTGGCGGCTGGTGACGGCCAACTTCCTCCACCGGGATGGGGCGCACGTGGGCCTCAACATGCTGGTGCTGCTGGCCGTGGGGTGGGTGCTGGAGGGGACGTGGCGGCGGTGGGACTATGCGGCGTTGCTGGTGGCCTCGGGGCTGTCCACCATGACCTCCTCCTTATTATGGGCCGAGGAGGTGAGCGTGGGCGCGTCGGGTATGGCCTATGGCTGTGTGGGCGGGCTCATCGTTTTGGGCAGGCGGCACCGGGCCGTGCTGTCGCCCCTGGCGCGGCGGATGGCGGGCGAGGGGGTGCTGCCCACGGTGCTCGTTTTCCTTTGGATGGGCTGGACGTCGGCGGGCGTGGACAACGCCGGGCACCTGGGTGGCTTCGTGGCGGGCTTGTGGGTTGGGGTGTTCCTGGTCCCTCGGACGCTCACCCCGGAGGAGCCCCGGAGCGTGGGGTGGCTCCGCGCGGGCGGGGTGGTGCTGGTGGCCGTGGCGTGCGCGGCGCTCGGGGTGCTCGGGCGCTCCACCTGGCGGGTGGAGCGGGATGGCGTGTTCGGGGTGTCGGTGACGATGCCCCGGGGGTGGCGCCAGGGGGCGGACCGGTTTGGCCGGGTGGCCTTCTCCAACGGGCTGCCCGGGGTGGGGCGGGCCAGCTTCGCCGCGGAGGCCATCGACACGGGAGAGCCCGGGGATGGCGAGCTTCAAGCACGGCGCTTCCTGGAGACGGCGCTCGCATCGAGGGCGCCCGGGCCCGAAGGGCCGCCTCTCCGGATCCAGGGGCCGGAGCCAGCGCGGGTGAATGGCCGGAGGGCCCAGCGCATTCGAGCGGAGCTTCAGGGGCCCGAGGGCGTCACCCACTTGATGGCGTTCTTCGTGCCGCAAGGGGACTTCGTCTATCAGCTCGTCTTCACCTGGCCCGCGGCCTATCCGCGCTACGCCGCCGTGGTGGAGCGGATGGTGGCGGAGCTGCGCCTGGATGAGCCCGCGGTGTTGCGCGAGGCCCGGGCGCGGGCCCTGCTCGTGCCCGGTGCCGGGGCGCCCTTGCATGCGCTGGGCACGACGCTGCGAAGGTGGGGGCAGCCCGCGCAGGCGGTGGAACCCCTCGAGGCGGCCGTGAAGCTGTCTCCCTCGTGGGTCGGAACGCGGGTGGAGTTGGCGCGGGCCTTCTTCGAGTCCGGACACGTGGAGGAGGGATGCCGCGCGGCCGAGGAGGCGCTGGTGTATGGGCCTTCCGAGGCGATGGCCCTGGAGGCGGGGGTGCGCTGCGAATTGGCCCGAGGGGATGCCGAGGGGGCGCTCCGGCGGCTGGAGGAGGCGCGGCGTGTGGACCCCTTGGATCCGAGACTGCGGGCCGCGGAGGCCGCGCTTCGCGCGACGGTGACGCCCGGTCCCTAG
- a CDS encoding ABC transporter permease subunit, producing the protein MAFRPKRALAIFWKDFLDLRKNVGLLLSMGVLPLVFVLVPIGVVWAYAARPDDPNLRVIAQYYNQDLLLGENAALFLIDKTLTDWFGMFLVMPVFVPILISSQSVAGEKERRTLEPLLSSPVTAAELVAGKSLASLVPAVGISWVAFFVFCVGVDVVAWPLVQAPLMPNALWTFGIFVLAPLFAFFGNGVAVLLSARVSEARTAQQLSALVVLPLVGLVGGQIAGWLNAGVGYYALQGFVVLLLDGVLLVASVRLLDRERLISRWG; encoded by the coding sequence ATGGCGTTCCGGCCGAAGCGAGCCCTGGCCATTTTCTGGAAGGACTTTCTGGACCTGCGCAAGAACGTGGGGCTGCTGCTGTCCATGGGGGTGTTGCCCCTGGTGTTCGTCCTGGTCCCCATTGGCGTGGTGTGGGCGTATGCGGCGCGTCCGGACGATCCCAACCTGCGGGTCATCGCCCAGTACTACAACCAGGACTTGCTCCTCGGGGAGAACGCGGCGCTGTTCCTCATCGACAAGACGCTCACCGACTGGTTCGGGATGTTCCTGGTCATGCCGGTCTTCGTCCCCATCCTCATCTCCTCGCAGAGCGTGGCGGGGGAGAAGGAGCGGCGCACGCTGGAGCCCCTGCTCTCCTCGCCGGTGACCGCCGCCGAACTGGTGGCGGGCAAGAGCCTGGCCTCGCTCGTGCCCGCGGTGGGCATCTCCTGGGTGGCCTTCTTCGTGTTCTGCGTGGGGGTGGACGTGGTGGCGTGGCCGTTGGTGCAAGCGCCGCTGATGCCCAATGCGCTGTGGACCTTTGGCATCTTCGTGCTCGCGCCCCTGTTCGCCTTTTTTGGCAACGGCGTGGCGGTGCTGCTCTCCGCGCGCGTGTCCGAGGCGCGCACGGCCCAGCAACTCTCGGCCCTGGTGGTGCTGCCGTTGGTGGGGCTGGTGGGAGGGCAGATCGCGGGGTGGCTCAACGCGGGGGTGGGCTACTACGCCCTCCAGGGCTTCGTGGTGCTCCTGCTGGATGGGGTGCTCCTGGTGGCCAGCGTCCGACTGCTGGATCGTGAACGGCTCATCAGCCGGTGGGGCTGA
- a CDS encoding SPFH domain-containing protein gives MGLFDTIKGETKRNFIARADEAKGEIIFKYPEKNVRMLTQLTVDADEVALFVKDGKVEGKLGPGRHQLDTKNIPFLSRLLEKFTGGDLFISEIFFISTREHTGLKFGGPIGDVRDPETGLGIGTMVYGDFSIRVTEPERLVVGLVGMGRSSNDDFVGWFKSQVLKVTRDRIAELLVKKRWPLLDVTSGAYTEEIETEVIAGLKPHVDSYGLTVVRMGNFHVSIKEEDEATLKKFSKDAAYSRMAGGFQNYAQGQAMLGASEGMAKGGGHGSGSDGALQGMGLGMGMGMAQMFANNQQQARQAPQGPAPEAAGGGDSRTPAQRLKELHELHKAGVLSDDEYSTKRAELMKLL, from the coding sequence ATGGGTCTTTTCGACACGATCAAAGGCGAGACGAAGCGCAATTTCATTGCCCGCGCGGACGAGGCCAAGGGAGAGATCATCTTCAAGTATCCGGAGAAGAACGTCCGGATGCTGACGCAGCTCACCGTTGACGCGGATGAGGTCGCCCTCTTCGTCAAGGACGGCAAGGTCGAGGGCAAGCTGGGGCCGGGTCGGCACCAGCTGGACACGAAGAACATTCCGTTCTTGTCCCGGCTCCTGGAGAAGTTCACCGGGGGAGACCTCTTCATCTCGGAGATCTTCTTCATCTCCACGCGCGAGCACACCGGGCTGAAGTTCGGCGGGCCCATTGGCGATGTGCGCGATCCGGAGACGGGCCTGGGCATCGGCACGATGGTGTACGGCGACTTCTCCATCCGGGTGACCGAGCCGGAGCGGCTGGTGGTGGGCCTGGTGGGCATGGGCCGCTCCAGCAACGACGACTTCGTGGGGTGGTTCAAGAGCCAGGTGCTCAAGGTGACGCGCGACCGCATCGCCGAGCTGCTGGTGAAGAAGCGCTGGCCGCTGCTGGACGTGACGAGCGGCGCGTACACCGAGGAGATCGAAACCGAGGTCATCGCCGGTCTCAAGCCGCATGTGGACAGCTACGGGCTCACCGTGGTGCGCATGGGCAACTTCCACGTGAGCATCAAGGAAGAGGACGAGGCCACGCTCAAGAAGTTCTCCAAGGACGCGGCCTACTCGCGCATGGCGGGCGGTTTCCAGAACTACGCCCAGGGGCAGGCGATGCTGGGGGCCTCCGAGGGCATGGCGAAGGGCGGCGGCCACGGCAGCGGCTCGGATGGCGCGCTCCAGGGCATGGGCCTCGGCATGGGCATGGGCATGGCTCAGATGTTCGCGAACAACCAGCAGCAGGCTCGCCAGGCGCCTCAGGGCCCGGCGCCCGAGGCCGCAGGCGGCGGGGATTCCCGTACCCCGGCGCAGCGTCTGAAGGAACTGCACGAGCTGCACAAGGCAGGCGTCCTCTCCGACGACGAGTACAGCACCAAGCGCGCGGAGCTGATGAAGCTCCTGTAA
- a CDS encoding ABC transporter ATP-binding protein gives MSGIQVRGLAKRFGTRTAVEGLTFDVLPGEVFGLLGPNGAGKTTTVRMLTGLLQPTEGEATVGGYSIRTDGEALRGAVGLLTEQPGLYERLTARENLRFFMKLHELDEAATWPRVRSYLERFGLAGREDEACGGFSKGMRQKLAIVRTLVHGPQVIFLDEPTSGLDPESARVVRDAVAELASEGRTIVLCSHNLAEVERLCSRVAIIQGRLLALAPLGELRRAGLSLEVRVEGEAERFVTVLDALPFKPHVLSEGGKLRVLLTEESQAPDVLACLVNAGARVHSAIPAHRPLEEVYLELIRQGRV, from the coding sequence TTGAGCGGCATTCAGGTTCGGGGACTCGCCAAGCGGTTCGGAACGCGCACCGCGGTGGAGGGGCTGACGTTCGATGTCCTGCCCGGCGAGGTGTTCGGCCTGTTGGGGCCCAATGGGGCGGGGAAGACCACCACGGTGCGCATGCTCACCGGGTTGCTCCAGCCCACGGAGGGAGAGGCCACGGTGGGGGGCTACTCCATCCGGACCGACGGCGAGGCGCTGCGGGGCGCGGTGGGGCTGCTCACGGAACAGCCCGGGCTGTATGAACGGCTGACGGCGCGGGAGAACCTGCGCTTCTTCATGAAGCTGCACGAACTGGACGAGGCGGCCACGTGGCCTCGCGTTCGCTCTTACCTGGAGCGCTTCGGGCTGGCGGGGCGGGAGGACGAGGCCTGTGGCGGGTTCTCCAAGGGCATGCGCCAGAAACTGGCCATCGTGCGCACGCTCGTGCACGGCCCTCAGGTCATCTTCCTGGACGAGCCCACCTCCGGTCTGGATCCGGAGTCGGCGCGCGTGGTGAGGGACGCGGTGGCGGAGCTGGCCTCGGAGGGGCGCACCATCGTGCTCTGTTCGCACAACCTGGCGGAGGTGGAGCGGCTGTGCTCGCGGGTCGCCATCATCCAGGGCCGCCTGCTGGCGCTGGCCCCGTTGGGCGAGCTGCGGCGCGCGGGGCTGTCCCTGGAGGTGCGGGTGGAGGGGGAGGCGGAGCGCTTCGTGACGGTGCTGGACGCGTTGCCGTTCAAGCCCCATGTGCTGAGCGAGGGGGGCAAGCTGCGGGTGCTGCTCACCGAGGAGTCCCAGGCGCCGGACGTGCTGGCCTGCCTGGTGAACGCGGGCGCGCGGGTGCACAGCGCCATTCCCGCGCACCGGCCTCTGGAAGAGGTCTACTTGGAACTCATCCGGCAGGGGAGGGTGTGA
- a CDS encoding FHA domain-containing protein: protein MLKLIIEDDEGRKTVVPFVREEITIGRQEGNTIRLTERNVSRRHARLLRQNGHVVVEDLGSSNGTRINGERISGQSAIKDGDLLQIGDYDLALQNEAALAASKAASSASSASSRPTLPAAPALRGSEEPSDPNGSATEAETELETPVQDEASGPSTGPEGRRHSTSIIRMDQVESTRTRKVQELDAAQAPRLVVVSSELKGQEFSCLRTEMRVGRTDDNDIVIDHRSLSRTHAKIVREDNGEWRVIDMQSANGMTINGESYAQATLNGGDIIELGHVKLRFVGPGESSAASGKGFGKVALFIGLGLLVVGGGVFFFLAGPSDIPPAQPIPVTEKPSPPPVKNEPPPAQEEPPPETQTPEQVAAPVEPKPTPVPPPPTPPAGPTAAELAQQKLTALIQEAQQALNAGNLEKAEDTLGKTRKDGKLPPEAQEVASVLDAEKKADKALREGQLALKNKRYDEVDRQLALAQNSTLFAKSREDLATALAKVREAQAKAEPKPLPTVPVKPPPSAPGPSTPSAQEQARAAYSDAVKLFKARQIDSAVIQGKKCVELDSSNGECHMVLGAAYATLKDMTKAAEHYRQFLKLAPDHKQAPKVKKSLEEYESQNPNR, encoded by the coding sequence GTGCTGAAGCTCATCATCGAAGACGACGAGGGGCGCAAGACCGTTGTTCCCTTCGTACGTGAAGAGATCACTATCGGCCGTCAGGAAGGCAACACCATCCGCCTGACGGAACGAAACGTGTCGCGCCGCCATGCCCGGTTGCTGCGCCAGAACGGGCACGTCGTGGTGGAGGACCTGGGCAGTTCCAACGGGACCCGCATCAACGGCGAGCGCATCAGTGGTCAGTCCGCCATCAAGGATGGCGACCTGCTTCAGATCGGCGACTACGATCTGGCCCTCCAGAACGAGGCAGCCCTCGCGGCCAGCAAGGCCGCCTCGTCGGCGTCCTCCGCGTCGTCGCGGCCCACCCTCCCGGCGGCCCCCGCGCTCAGGGGTTCGGAAGAGCCCAGCGACCCGAATGGCTCCGCGACGGAGGCCGAGACGGAGCTGGAAACGCCCGTCCAGGACGAGGCCTCCGGTCCCTCCACCGGCCCCGAGGGCCGCCGCCACTCCACCTCCATCATCCGGATGGACCAGGTGGAGTCCACGCGCACGCGCAAGGTGCAGGAGCTGGATGCCGCCCAGGCGCCCCGGCTCGTGGTGGTGAGCTCCGAGCTCAAGGGCCAGGAGTTCTCGTGCTTGCGCACGGAGATGCGCGTGGGCCGCACCGATGACAACGACATCGTCATCGACCACCGCTCCCTGTCGCGCACCCACGCCAAGATCGTCCGCGAGGACAACGGTGAGTGGCGCGTCATCGACATGCAGTCGGCCAATGGGATGACCATCAACGGGGAGAGCTACGCCCAGGCCACGCTGAACGGTGGAGACATCATCGAGCTGGGCCACGTGAAGCTGCGCTTCGTGGGGCCCGGCGAGTCCTCTGCTGCCTCGGGGAAGGGGTTTGGCAAGGTCGCCCTCTTTATAGGGCTGGGGCTCCTGGTGGTGGGAGGCGGGGTCTTCTTCTTCCTCGCCGGCCCATCGGACATCCCTCCGGCGCAGCCCATTCCCGTCACCGAGAAGCCATCCCCTCCCCCGGTGAAGAACGAGCCCCCTCCCGCCCAGGAGGAGCCGCCCCCGGAGACGCAGACGCCCGAGCAGGTGGCCGCGCCCGTCGAGCCGAAGCCCACCCCCGTCCCCCCGCCTCCCACCCCACCGGCGGGACCCACGGCGGCGGAGCTGGCCCAGCAGAAGCTCACCGCGTTGATTCAGGAAGCCCAGCAGGCCTTGAACGCGGGCAATCTGGAGAAGGCCGAGGACACCCTCGGCAAGACCCGCAAGGACGGCAAGCTGCCCCCCGAGGCCCAGGAAGTGGCCTCCGTGCTGGACGCCGAGAAGAAGGCGGACAAGGCCCTCCGGGAGGGACAGCTGGCGCTCAAGAACAAGCGCTACGACGAGGTCGACCGGCAGCTGGCGCTCGCCCAGAACTCCACGCTGTTCGCCAAGAGCCGGGAGGATCTGGCCACAGCCCTGGCCAAGGTCCGCGAGGCCCAGGCCAAGGCCGAGCCCAAGCCTCTTCCCACCGTTCCGGTCAAACCGCCTCCCTCCGCCCCCGGCCCTTCCACGCCCAGCGCGCAGGAACAGGCGCGGGCCGCCTACAGTGACGCGGTGAAGCTGTTCAAGGCCCGGCAAATCGACAGCGCCGTCATCCAGGGTAAAAAGTGCGTGGAGCTTGATTCCAGCAACGGTGAATGCCACATGGTGCTCGGCGCGGCGTACGCCACGCTCAAGGACATGACCAAGGCCGCCGAGCACTACCGCCAGTTCCTGAAACTGGCCCCGGATCACAAGCAGGCGCCGAAGGTCAAGAAGAGCCTGGAAGAATACGAGAGCCAGAACCCCAATCGATAA
- a CDS encoding ArnT family glycosyltransferase: protein MASDGKQQQAETFAEVLLGKRLHEEAWVKRWMRLPLTARVVLATSALAALLFLPYLGAVGLWDPWETHYGEVARMMVQRNDYVYPFWESAWFFSKPPMTMWLQALGMKVVGSLDAPGELGRYTEWGMRVPFALLSIAAVSLLSLAVSRIVSLRAGLATGFVLATMPLYFLLTRQTVTDTPFVATLVCAMACALIGQLDETAKHRTAWWYAFYIFCGLSALAKGLLGVGLPAVILLIYALLAVIPWKMEALRAHLKWVGSRAFRKEVREGRQPMPVLWGQMFHMRLGTGVLVFAAVAVPWYLTLSLFEAVDDEGKGFFYRFFIHDHLNRLTAGVHTTTPGGTFIYFIEQGGYAIFPWVALLPGAFAVVSRLKLRSASRADHLAFIAVLWVAFTFWLLGSSATKFHHYVFPILPGLAILIALFIDRLWQDGPAEHAVSLLFGLVLFVLVGKDLAEHPKNFTDLFVYNYDRLYPSDLVTKPIALLASRPLWMGDLIATALLLVGAYLALDAFTEKEKSYAGQVLALLLVLAGASTLTAVVLRGSMSALGLSGAGLLVVGAFTVWHALRKGNEDRVGLLLLTAVYVLAGGLLCWKGFGGPLGEDALLRVLMDPVNVKKGLGFAFAVGGGISVVAALRQTRSVLFGSFWLFALLFAVWFNWYHWVSLSHHWTQRDLFWRYYRQRQPGEPIAAFMMNWRGETFYSRNTVEQFRGGDSSARMRNYAAQPGREWALVEHNRLSVLSNAVGAGKSVKVIDRDINNKFILVTID, encoded by the coding sequence GTGGCGAGTGACGGCAAGCAGCAGCAGGCAGAGACCTTCGCCGAAGTGTTGCTCGGCAAGCGCCTCCACGAAGAAGCGTGGGTGAAGCGCTGGATGCGGCTGCCGTTGACGGCCCGGGTGGTGTTGGCGACTTCGGCGCTGGCGGCGCTCCTCTTCCTGCCGTACCTGGGCGCGGTGGGGCTGTGGGATCCCTGGGAGACGCACTACGGGGAAGTGGCGCGGATGATGGTGCAGCGCAACGACTACGTGTACCCCTTCTGGGAGAGCGCGTGGTTCTTCTCCAAGCCGCCGATGACGATGTGGCTCCAGGCATTGGGGATGAAGGTGGTGGGCTCCCTGGATGCGCCGGGGGAGCTGGGCCGCTACACCGAGTGGGGCATGCGGGTGCCGTTTGCCCTGTTGAGCATCGCCGCGGTGTCGCTGCTGTCGTTGGCGGTGTCGCGGATCGTCAGCCTCCGGGCGGGACTGGCCACGGGCTTCGTGCTGGCCACCATGCCGCTGTACTTCCTGCTCACGCGGCAGACGGTGACGGATACGCCGTTCGTCGCCACGCTGGTCTGCGCCATGGCGTGCGCGCTCATCGGACAGCTCGACGAGACGGCAAAGCACCGGACCGCTTGGTGGTATGCCTTCTACATCTTCTGTGGACTGTCCGCGCTGGCCAAAGGGCTGCTGGGCGTGGGGCTGCCGGCCGTCATCCTGCTCATCTACGCGCTGCTGGCGGTCATCCCCTGGAAGATGGAGGCGCTCCGGGCGCACCTGAAGTGGGTGGGGTCGCGCGCCTTCCGCAAGGAGGTGCGGGAGGGACGTCAGCCCATGCCCGTGCTCTGGGGACAGATGTTCCACATGCGGCTGGGGACGGGCGTGCTCGTGTTCGCCGCGGTGGCGGTGCCCTGGTACCTCACCCTGAGCTTGTTCGAAGCGGTGGATGACGAGGGCAAGGGCTTCTTCTACCGCTTCTTCATCCACGACCACCTGAACCGGCTCACGGCTGGGGTGCACACCACCACGCCGGGGGGCACCTTCATCTACTTCATCGAGCAGGGTGGCTACGCCATCTTCCCGTGGGTGGCCTTGCTGCCGGGTGCATTCGCGGTCGTGTCCCGGCTCAAGCTGCGCTCGGCTTCACGGGCGGATCACCTGGCGTTCATTGCCGTGCTGTGGGTGGCCTTCACCTTCTGGCTGCTGGGCTCCAGCGCGACCAAGTTCCACCACTATGTGTTCCCCATCCTGCCAGGGCTGGCCATTCTCATCGCGCTCTTCATCGACCGGCTGTGGCAGGACGGTCCCGCGGAGCACGCGGTGAGCCTGCTGTTCGGTCTGGTCCTCTTCGTCCTGGTGGGCAAGGACCTGGCGGAGCACCCGAAGAACTTCACGGACCTCTTCGTCTACAACTACGACCGGCTCTACCCCTCGGACCTCGTTACCAAGCCCATCGCCCTGTTGGCGTCCCGTCCGCTGTGGATGGGAGATCTGATCGCCACGGCGTTGCTGTTGGTGGGGGCCTACCTGGCCCTGGACGCCTTCACCGAGAAGGAGAAGTCCTACGCCGGGCAGGTCTTGGCGCTGCTGCTGGTGCTGGCGGGGGCGAGCACCCTGACGGCGGTGGTGCTCCGCGGGAGCATGTCCGCGCTGGGGCTGTCCGGAGCAGGCCTGCTGGTGGTGGGGGCCTTCACCGTCTGGCATGCCCTGCGCAAGGGCAACGAGGACCGTGTGGGGCTGTTGCTGCTGACCGCGGTCTACGTCCTCGCGGGAGGGCTGCTCTGCTGGAAGGGCTTTGGGGGGCCGCTCGGCGAGGACGCGCTGCTGCGGGTCCTCATGGACCCGGTGAATGTGAAGAAGGGGCTGGGATTCGCCTTCGCCGTGGGCGGAGGGATCAGCGTGGTGGCGGCCCTCCGGCAGACGCGAAGCGTGCTCTTTGGAAGCTTCTGGCTGTTCGCGCTGCTCTTCGCGGTCTGGTTCAACTGGTACCACTGGGTGAGCCTGTCCCACCATTGGACGCAGAGGGATCTGTTCTGGCGCTACTACCGCCAGCGCCAGCCTGGAGAGCCCATCGCCGCCTTCATGATGAACTGGCGGGGCGAGACGTTCTACTCGCGCAACACGGTGGAGCAGTTCCGGGGGGGAGATTCCTCGGCGCGCATGCGCAACTATGCCGCCCAGCCGGGCCGTGAGTGGGCCCTGGTGGAGCACAACCGGCTCAGCGTGCTGAGCAACGCCGTGGGTGCTGGCAAGAGCGTCAAGGTCATCGATCGCGACATCAACAACAAGTTCATCCTGGTGACCATCGATTGA
- a CDS encoding S8 family peptidase → MWISKKRLMSLSLLSLVACGQDMSAGEDVAPSAVGTVENFLRSDRAVPGQYIVMLKAGTGEVEALSKDLAHRYGGEVFEVYTSAARGFAVRMSEAAAKSLARHPSVAFVEEDGLFQEEQEGFTLQTVQPTSSAGLDRIDQHTLPLNGTFTYSLTGAGVNAYIVATGIRKTHVEFQPNQVVTGYDAVTPGGDASDCVGVGTHSAGIVGGAQHGVAKGVKLWSVRVLDCQGASTTSRIISGLNWVTANHISPAVAHLPFGGAVSTALDNAVVNLINSGVPVVVPAGSNNANACNYSPARVAQAITVGSSTVSDSVASFSNYGSCVDLYAPGTATAAWYTSDTAYQTLSGGGVSSAFVTGVVALYLQGNPAASAPIVNSAIINNATQGVLTGLPAGSFNRLLYTNY, encoded by the coding sequence ATGTGGATCTCGAAGAAGCGGTTGATGAGCCTGTCGCTGTTATCGCTGGTGGCCTGCGGCCAGGACATGTCGGCCGGAGAGGACGTTGCCCCCTCCGCGGTGGGCACCGTGGAGAACTTCCTGAGGTCCGATCGGGCCGTTCCTGGGCAATACATCGTGATGCTCAAGGCGGGGACGGGCGAGGTGGAAGCCCTGTCGAAGGACCTCGCGCACCGGTATGGCGGTGAGGTTTTCGAGGTGTACACGAGCGCGGCGCGGGGCTTCGCCGTCCGTATGTCCGAAGCCGCCGCGAAGTCCCTGGCGCGTCATCCCAGCGTGGCGTTCGTCGAGGAGGATGGGCTCTTCCAGGAAGAGCAGGAGGGCTTCACGCTCCAGACGGTCCAACCGACGTCGAGCGCAGGGCTGGACCGGATTGATCAGCACACCCTTCCGTTGAATGGCACTTTCACCTACTCCCTGACGGGGGCGGGCGTGAACGCGTACATCGTGGCCACCGGCATCCGCAAGACGCACGTCGAGTTTCAACCCAACCAGGTCGTGACAGGCTACGACGCGGTCACCCCCGGGGGAGATGCCAGCGACTGCGTGGGAGTGGGGACACACTCAGCGGGGATTGTGGGCGGCGCGCAACATGGCGTGGCCAAGGGGGTCAAGCTCTGGTCGGTCCGGGTCCTCGATTGCCAGGGCGCCTCGACCACCTCCCGGATCATCTCGGGGCTGAATTGGGTCACGGCCAACCACATCAGTCCGGCAGTGGCCCACCTTCCCTTCGGTGGTGCCGTGTCCACTGCGCTGGACAATGCGGTGGTGAACCTCATCAATTCAGGTGTTCCAGTGGTCGTCCCGGCGGGCAGCAACAACGCGAACGCGTGCAACTACTCGCCGGCCCGCGTGGCCCAGGCCATCACCGTGGGCTCGAGCACCGTCTCCGACAGCGTGGCGTCCTTCTCGAACTACGGCTCCTGCGTGGATCTCTACGCGCCCGGCACGGCGACGGCGGCCTGGTACACCAGCGATACCGCGTACCAGACGCTCAGCGGAGGCGGCGTCTCCAGCGCCTTCGTGACGGGCGTGGTGGCGCTCTACCTTCAGGGCAACCCCGCAGCCTCTGCCCCCATCGTGAACTCGGCCATCATCAACAACGCCACGCAAGGGGTGTTGACGGGGTTGCCCGCAGGCTCGTTCAATCGGCTGCTCTACACGAATTACTGA
- a CDS encoding alpha-ketoglutarate-dependent dioxygenase AlkB, with product MTGQEEERPEGLLYVPDFLTAAEEAQLLAHLRGVSFSEIRMRGQVARRRSAHFGWLYGYESWQVEPGPALPDFLLPLRSRCAVLMGEPPEQLVEALLNEYPPGAAIGWHRDAPMFGQQVVGVSLGGACRMRFQRDQGEARRTYALELAPRSAYVLGGESRSTWQHSIPAVKQERYSITFRTLKAP from the coding sequence ATGACGGGACAGGAAGAGGAGCGGCCAGAGGGGCTCCTCTATGTCCCGGATTTTCTCACGGCGGCCGAGGAGGCGCAGCTCTTGGCGCACCTGCGAGGCGTGTCTTTCTCGGAGATCCGGATGCGGGGGCAGGTGGCCAGGCGGCGCTCGGCGCACTTTGGCTGGCTCTACGGCTACGAGAGCTGGCAGGTGGAACCTGGGCCCGCCCTGCCAGACTTCCTCTTGCCACTGAGGAGCCGGTGCGCGGTGCTGATGGGCGAGCCGCCCGAGCAACTCGTCGAGGCCTTGCTGAACGAATACCCGCCCGGGGCGGCCATTGGCTGGCACCGGGACGCGCCCATGTTCGGCCAGCAGGTGGTGGGGGTCTCTCTGGGCGGCGCATGCCGGATGCGCTTCCAACGTGACCAGGGCGAGGCGCGGCGCACGTATGCGCTGGAGCTCGCCCCTCGCTCGGCCTACGTCCTGGGAGGCGAATCCCGGAGCACGTGGCAGCACAGCATTCCTGCTGTGAAACAGGAGCGGTACTCCATCACCTTCCGCACGCTGAAAGCGCCGTGA
- a CDS encoding response regulator, with protein sequence MQIRILVVDDEQDNCDYLKLVLTREGYEVITTTDPTQTVDILRGSDFHLVILDMMMPQMSGTEVLEQIRKYDTDIAVIVATAYPTVDTAVASLKAQASDYVKKPMEPDQFITAVRNALQKKGLSQDPEADLHRAIGRVIRDARKTQELTLKQLARRTGLSVSLLSQIERAESSASISSLYKIASALQLRMGELFGDT encoded by the coding sequence GTGCAGATCCGCATCCTGGTTGTCGATGACGAGCAGGACAACTGCGACTACCTGAAGCTGGTGCTGACCCGGGAGGGCTACGAGGTCATCACCACCACGGATCCCACCCAGACGGTGGACATCCTTCGGGGGTCCGACTTCCACCTCGTCATCCTCGACATGATGATGCCGCAGATGTCCGGCACCGAGGTGTTGGAGCAGATCCGCAAGTACGACACGGACATCGCGGTCATCGTGGCCACGGCGTACCCCACGGTGGACACGGCGGTTGCCTCGCTCAAGGCGCAGGCGTCCGACTACGTGAAGAAGCCGATGGAGCCGGATCAGTTCATCACCGCGGTCCGCAACGCCCTGCAGAAGAAGGGCTTGTCCCAGGACCCGGAGGCGGACCTCCACCGTGCCATTGGCCGCGTCATCCGAGATGCCCGGAAGACGCAGGAGCTGACGCTCAAGCAGTTGGCGCGGCGCACGGGCCTGTCCGTGTCGCTGCTCTCGCAGATCGAGCGCGCCGAGTCCTCGGCCTCCATCTCGTCGCTGTACAAGATCGCCTCCGCGCTCCAGCTGCGCATGGGCGAGCTGTTCGGCGATACCTGA